Part of the Panicum virgatum strain AP13 chromosome 4N, P.virgatum_v5, whole genome shotgun sequence genome is shown below.
GCACATTTTGCATTCTCAAACTCCACAAAGCACAGGACATAAGCCTTGTCACCACTCTGCAAGTAACAGCAGGAACCAATATGCAATGAAGTTTAGGCAAATCAAATGAACGCTATAATGAACAAATGAAAAGCAACCCACTAACACAGTAATAAGGGACCACCACCGAAGCATGAATAAGGAATTATGTGGTAAAGAAAAGGTGTTTATTTAGCACCCAATAAAATGAAGAAATGTCTTGAAGGAAAATATATTGGAGCAGCAAAAGAAAATGAGTAAAATTTGACATCACTTTCAAACACGATCAATATGTAGAGCTAGCTTATTTCCTATTTAATTCAATGTATAAATACATATGAAGTTGAGTCTATGGTGAGTGATCTCAATGCCATGGATAACCCACCATGAACTTTCTGAACATTATATTAAGACTTGGGCAACCTCTAAATACATGCTCTTTGCTTGGTTAGCAATCCAAGGCAAAATATTGCCAGCTGAGCGGCTACTAGCTGGGGCAGGGCCCAAAAATTATTTTTCGCCCCATCATGCATGCAATCCTTGGCAACAACCAATTATGTGTTGTTTCACTGCAATTAGTCCCTAGCTGTTTGGAATGCACTTTGCACTATCATACTGGCAGTAAGCACCTTTACTGAAAACAACCAAGCCAAAGAAACACACCCCAACAAACCTATGTGCAGTGGCCATAAAGGAAACAATCCCTAAGAATGGCTCATTTGGAACGTGGAGACACTAAATTTGATGGGCACAACACAATGGATCTGTGTCAGGTGGCCATGAAGAAGAAAATCAGGTCTATCTATATCCAATGACCACAATCTGCAAACTCCAAAAAGAGGGGGGAAATTCTAAAATCTTTCATCTTTCAACAAATAGAAAAAGGATATTGCCAACTCATTTGCCAAGTCAAGGATATTGCCAGGCTATGGGTAGAAGCAGGTGCTAAGAATCTTAGATCTGTCTTAAGCTCCTGAGACTCTTGCATATGGTCATCCCTTCATAGTTTTTCCTGTTTTATTTTCTTTGCTCTCTCTGTAATTCGCACGAACCTCTCAATAAATAAATGCAGCTCTCTTGCTTTTGAAATTAGTGCACTATAAATTTCAACATATATTAACGTAAACcaagttcaaaaatatgaattaaaTGCAATGCACAGATTTGCAATGGAACGAACAGCTAGAGAAGAATAATTAGACTAAAAAATTCAAGTGTGAAGAAATGATGCATTAAAAGGCAAGTACATACACGCCTGGGCTCCTTGTGCACTACTCTGATGTCCTTGAAACCATCAAAGGGCCGAAACAAATCTTCCAGCAAAAGTTAAGGCTTGCAAAAGTGAAACTTGCAAACAATGAAAATATGATGCAAAAGAATGCTAAGTGGGAAGGATACGGGCTACTTCTCTCCTTGTGCAATCAGTAGGGAGACAATCAACAAAAAGAATGTTGGATTCATCTTCTGATGGCCCGTCAAGGTTTGGAAGTGGGCTGTGGCGCTCCACATCTGGAATACCAGCAGCTTTGCCTAGAGATGAACTTCTCCCCATTACAGACGGTTCTTCCAAGATACTAGGTCCCAGTACCCTGGCTGGAGCTAGCCCACTCAGCCCAGCCAAAGATGGGTCTTCCAAAGGACTAGGTCCGCGTGCCCTAGCTACAGCATGTAGTCCACTTAGGCCAGGCATAGAAGGATTAACTACTCCTGGACCATCTGAACCATAACCATAAGCCCTTGGTGGCAACGCTACCTGTAGATCAAAACAAAGTGATATGTGAGATAAAGGTGGTTGCCTTCCTCTTACTAATGAATCATCTAGATGTTAGTTATATTACATTGTTTCTAAGAACATCTGGTCCACCCGGTAGACTTGCATTGTTTCTAAGAACATCTGGTCCACCCGGTAGACTTGCATTGTTTCTAAGAACATCTGGTCCACCAGGTAGACTTTCATTGTTTCTAAGAACATCTGGTCCACCCGGTAGACTAGAAGATCTTGAAGCATAATAAgatgctaaagagccctcaggTGGAAGATACTCAGAATAACCACCCCGTGGATCTGCCAATCAAATGAGTTAAGAAGTTAACTAATGGCAACAAAACACATGATGATCAGTTCTAATGCAAGAATAAACATCTTTTTTCAAAACCcaagaagaaaaaaggaaaggaagaaaaaaaacatcaagAGTGTCTTATCAGGCCATGTGCTATCAAAGCATACACATACCTCTATATTCATCTTCGCAGTGTATAACTCTACCTGAAAACTAGCCTCACACTTTTTCTAATTATAAGCTACAAATAAGTAAAATATATCCAAACCAAAGTGCAGTGTGCTATAACAAATCATCTAATCGATAATATTCAAAACTTAACACTCACGATAGTAGCCTGATATGACTCCGTTCAGCTGGCTTgttagccaaccagccagcagtgcttttctctcacatcaaatcagcaccagccaccaactACAGCCAGCCGAATAGAGTCAATTGCAATCCGATCTCCAATGTCACTCGGTCATCACGCCACATAGCCTCTTACAACAAATTTCCAATAGCTTTACACAATCTGGACATCTCAAGTCTTAACATCTTACTGGTAGTAAGCCTAAGAGGGCAGGAGCTACAGTTCCATTATCTTAAAAAAAGGAGGACTTACAGTAAGAAATAGGGAAAACGGGTCTGCACTATATTCTTGCAAGGGAACTACGTACAGCAGTACAGCTCGATTAAATTTGTTCTTCCAGAAAATATGACGTATTCTCAGAGACATAATCGGAAGGCAGTGCCTAGAAATTGGAAAAAATTGCAATATTAGGACTGCAAACATTGACCACTCGTGAATTTGCCACTCCCAGTGAATGACATTGTAGGACCATCTGTGCCTATGAATTGTGGACCAGGTGAAACCTAAATTTCAGTATCAATTTGGTCGGCGATGATACTCATTCGCAACTGGCTACAAAACTACAACTAACCCCATACCCCCCAACCGATAGCTCCTGATCCCTGATACCTCTACGAAATTCGCAAATCACCGGCAACCAATACCAAGCACAAATCTATCATACAAATATTTGTCCGCGCAAAACGGACAGTACAACCATGCCCGGTTCGTCCGGTGAGAGAGAGCGGGCGTGGTACCTCTTTCGTAGGAGGAGGGACCGTAGGCGCGATAGCGATCCGCCATGGGCGGCGGGGAGTCCGGCGAGCTGGGACGgtggacggcgccggcgccggcgccggcgactttCTCACCGGGAGAGCGATGTGGGTCGGGACTAGGGAGCGCAGAAGAGACGCGGCCCTGGGGACGATGTGGTAGAGACTGCGCGAGGATATTGGGCTTGGCTACTGGGCTTATTCTAGGGAGGCGCTCACGGCCCAGTTCTGTTTAAAGACCGGCGCGGCGAGTAACTAAAAAAAAACactttttcccaaaaaaaactcaaaaaaacACTTACCACTAGGAATAATGCATCATATTCCCAATTTGATACTTTTTTAGGGGTATTCCTTCCAAAAAGAATATAATCCTCACTTCCTGCGGAGTCAAGTAATTTttagtttgaccaaatttatactaAAATTTGCTAACATTTATATCTCcaaatatttttaatataaaaatatattatatgaTTAATTTAATAATACTTACTTTGTACATAAATGTTAATGCTAGTTTATAAGAATTTGGTCAGATTTGAAACTGTTTATCTCCTCAAAGGTGAGAGTTGTATTCTTTTTAGGATGAAGGGagtaatttaaattaattttttttaaatacctAGGAGCACTggaaaatcatataaaaaatatcTGCGTCACAATTGGGTATCTGCGCCAGGGGAATAAATTCCCGATGAGGCACGCAGGAATCGTCCCAGACAGGGATCGATCCCGCGAGCGGTGGGTTCACAACTGGGAGACCGACCAAACCGAGCTAAGGCTCGTCTCGAATTGAATTCGgagatgtaaaaaaaaattgaactggGAGATAAA
Proteins encoded:
- the LOC120669773 gene encoding RNA-binding protein 2-like, translating into MADRYRAYGPSSYERDPRGGYSEYLPPEGSLASYYASRSSSLPGGPDVLRNNESLPGGPDVLRNNASLPGGPDVLRNNASLPGGPDVLRNNVALPPRAYGYGSDGPGVVNPSMPGLSGLHAVARARGPSPLEDPSLAGLSGLAPARVLGPSILEEPSVMGRSSSLGKAAGIPDVERHSPLPNLDGPSEDESNILFVDCLPTDCTRREVAHLFRPFDGFKDIRVVHKEPRRSGDKAYVLCFVEFENAKCARAAMHKLRAYRFDDRKPDSPFLKIQFARFPFRLPAA